In Synechococcus sp. PCC 6312, one genomic interval encodes:
- a CDS encoding YggT family protein translates to MNDASVVPLVLTALSNFLQIYLIILLVRVLLTWFPNVDWGNPVFSILAQLTDPYLNIFRSLIPPIGGLDFSPIIAFFLLQFLVQLLSSFSRGGALF, encoded by the coding sequence ATGAATGATGCCTCTGTTGTCCCCTTAGTTCTCACCGCATTGAGTAATTTTCTCCAAATCTACTTAATTATCCTGCTAGTCCGCGTCCTTTTAACTTGGTTTCCGAATGTGGACTGGGGGAATCCGGTCTTTTCGATCCTGGCTCAATTAACCGACCCCTATTTAAATATTTTTCGGAGCTTAATCCCCCCCATCGGTGGCCTGGACTTTTCCCCTATCATTGCTTTCTTTCTGCTACAGTTCCTTGTCCAACTTCTCAGTTCGTTCTCGCGGGGGGGCGCGCTGTTTTAA